From Nicotiana tabacum cultivar K326 chromosome 22, ASM71507v2, whole genome shotgun sequence, one genomic window encodes:
- the LOC107807224 gene encoding O-fucosyltransferase 36 — protein MRMERESSDEEEDHENLIAQSERRNHRSESPQRTTFQIDETANTRRFNFSFNKRYFLAIILPVIILILYFTTDIKSLFKTSVINVNYDASINRMRESELRALYLLRQQNLGLFKLWNHTLLDNSSNKPIANNSNLDKLKSDLLSQISLNKQIQQALLWSHQLGNSLSALDNVTDTSLDGYGDLHSCRKVDYRLSERRTIEWKPRPDKYLFAICVSGQMLNHLICLEKHMFFAALLNRILIIPSSKVDYEFHRVLDIDHIDKCLGRKVVVTFEEFAKGQKGHMHIDKFICYFSQPQPCFMDEERVKKLKSLGVSMNKLEAAWIEDVKNPKPRTVQDIMTKFSSDDDIVAIGDVFFADVEKEWVMQPGGPISHKCKTLVEPSRLILLTAQRFIQTFLGENFIALHFRRHGFLKFCNAKTPSCFYPVPQAADCINRVVERANSAVIYLSTDAAESETGLLQSLVVVNGKTVPLVRRPARNSAEKWDALLYRHGLEGDRQVEAMLDKTICALSGVFIGSMGSTFTEDILRLRKDWGSASLCDEYLCQGERPNFIADDE, from the exons ATGAGAATGGAGAGAGAATCCTCTGATGAAGAAGAGGATCATGAGAATCTGATAGCGCAAAGTGAACGCCGAAACCATCGTTCCGAATCTCCGCAGCGCACCACATTCCAAATTGACGAAACTGCGAACACTCGCcgcttcaatttcagcttcaataaGAGGTATTTCTTAGCGATTATACTCCCAGTTATTATCCTCATCCTTTACTTCACCACAGACATTAAAAGCCTCTTCAAAACCAGCGTTATAAACGTTAATTACGATGCCTCCATCAATCGCATGCGCGAGTCCGAATTGCGGGCACTGTATCTCCTTAGACAGCAAAACTTGGGGCTTTTCAAGTTGTGGAACCACACATTGCTTGATAATTCTTCTAATAAGCCTATTGCCAATAACAGTAATTTAGATAAACTGAAATCGGATTTGCTCAGTCAGATTTCATTAAATAAGcaaattcaacaagctcttttgTGGTCTCATCAATTAGGGAACTCGTTAAGTGCATTGGATAATGTTACAGATACTAGTCTCGACGGCTATGGTGATTTACATAGCTGTAGGAAGGTGGATTATAGATTGTCTGAGAGGAGAACTATTGAGTGGAAGCCAAGGCCGGATAAGTATTTGTTTGCAATTTGTGTGTCGGGGCAGATGTTAAATCATTTAATTTGTTTGGAAAAGCATATGTTTTTTGCAGCGTTGCTTAACCGCATTTTGATCATTCCTAGCTCTAAAGTAGACTATGAATTTCATCGAGTGTTAGATATTGATCATATTGACAAATGCTTGGGGAGAAAAGTAGTTGTAACATTTGAGGAATTTGCAAAAGGACAAAAAGGTCATATGCACATAGATAAATTCATTTGCTATTTCTCTCAGCCACAGCCTTGTTTTATGGATGAAGAGCGTGTTAAGAAGTTGAAGTCATTAGGGGTTTCTATGAATAAGCTCGAAGCTGCTTGGATTGAGGATGTTAAGAACCCGAAGCCAAGGACTGTTcaagacattatgacaaaattttCCTCGGATGATGATATTGTTGCAATTGGTGATGTATTTTTTGCCGATGTGGAAAAAGAATGGGTAATGCAACCTGGTGGCCCCATTTCACACAAATGCAAGACACTCGTTGAGCCAAGTCGTCTTATTTTGCTCACTGCCCAGCGTTTCATCCAAACATTCTTGGGAGAGAACTTTATAGCTCTTCATTTCCGCAGACACGGTTTTTTGAAGTTCTG CAATGCCAAAACACCAAGTTGCTTCTATCCTGTTCCTCAAGCTGCGGATTGTATCAACCGTGTGGTTGAAAGGGCCAATTCAGCAGTAATTTATCTCTCCACAGATGCTGCAGAAAGTGAAACTGGTCTACTTCAGTCACTTGTTGTTGTCAATGGGAAAACTGTACCACTTGTTAGAAGGCCTGCTCGAAATTCAGCTGAGAAATGGGATGCTTTATTGTACAGGCATGGGCTTGAAGGAGATCGTCAG GTGGAAGCTATGCTGGACAAGACCATTTGTGCTCTGTCTGGCGTGTTTATTGGATCAATGGGCTCTACTTTCACAGAGGATATTTTGCGGCTTCGGAAGGATTGGGGATCAGCATCACTTTGTGATGAGTATTTATGCCAGGGTGAACGTCCGAACTTCATTGCGGATGATGAGTGA
- the LOC142175795 gene encoding zinc finger BED domain-containing protein RICESLEEPER 2-like: MNKMIFITSALDPRNKFEYVSLALEELFGEEKGKKINDEVYAYMNSLFEEYLKKYSTGSCPQSPSSSTSSNNTSNTSSGSILTASLIKTKLHLKKQKEDNESEGAKSELDKYISEEQEPFSEEFDILSWWKTHAPRFPILSELARDVLAIPISSVASECAFSTGGRILDSFRSSLTPKCVQALVCVQYWLREEKNPISVEEDWEYLEELEFGSSAIMTRAPNVHPKRDDTYCLRKHIRRCLERLPEIRI; the protein is encoded by the exons atgaataaaatgatttttattaCTTCCGCCTTGGATCCACGTAACAAATTTGAATATGTTAGTCTTGCACTTGAAGAACTTTTTGGggaggaaaaagggaagaaaataaatgatgagGTGTATGCTTATATGAATTCTTTGTTTGAAGAGTATCTAAAAAAGTATTCAACTGGATCTTGTCCTCAATCTCCATCTAGTTCTACTTCATCTAATAACACATCTAATACATCTAGTGGGAGTATTTTAACTGCATCATTAATAAAGACGAAGCTTCACttgaagaaacaaaaggaagacAATGAAAGTGAGGGTGCTAAATCGGAGTTGGATAAATACATTAGTGAAGAACAAGAGCCTTTTAGTGAAGAATTTGATATTTTAAGTTGGTGGAAAACACATGCTCCTAGATTTCCTATtctttcagagttggctcgtgaTGTGTTGGCCATTCCAATTTCTAGTGTGGCGTCAGAATGTGCGTTTAGCACCGGTGGCcgtattcttgattcatttaggagttcattgactcctaaATGTGTGCAAGCTCTTGTTTGTGTTCAATATTGGCTTAGAGAAGAAAAGAATCCTATTAGTGTTGAAGAAGACTGGGAGTATCTTGAGGAACTCGAGTTTG GTTCAAGTGCAATCATGACCCGTGCTCCTAATGTTCATCCAAAGAGGGATGACACATATTGTTTAAGAAAGCATATTAGGCGTTGTCTTGAGCGTCTTCCCGAAATCCGTATTTAA